The proteins below come from a single Thalassotalea ponticola genomic window:
- the thrS gene encoding threonine--tRNA ligase — MPIITLPDGSQRSFEHDVSIMQVAQDIGPGLAKATIAGRINGELKDACELITTDSELQLITNKDADGLEIIRHSCAHLLGHAIKQLWPDVKMAIGPVIDNGFYYDIHLEHKLNDDDLAALEKRMLELAKTNYDVIKKTVSWATARETFEQRGESYKIEILDENIAQDDTPGLYHHQEYIDMCRGPHVPNMRHCHHFKLMNVAGAYWRGNSDNKMLQRIYGTAWADKKQLKSYLQRLAEAEKRDHRKVGKTLDLFHWQDEAPGMVFWHNDGWTIYTELERFVREKLHEYDYDEVKGPMMMDRSLWEKSGHWDKYADNMFTTESEKREYAIKPMNCPGHVQIFNQGLKSYRDLPLRMAEFGCCHRNEPSGALHGLMRVRGFTQDDAHIFCTEDQVQDEVSKCIKMVYDVYSSFGFTDIMVKLSTRPEKRIGSDDIWDKAELGLANALKANDIEFEYQPGEGAFYGPKIEFTLLDCLGRHWQCGTVQLDFALPGRLGATYVGEDGERHVPVMIHRAILGSLERFIGILIEEYEGKFPTWLAPTQAIVMNITDKQAEYCQQVVKKLKQNGFRVKADLRNEKIGFKIREHTLKRVPYMLVAGDKEMEAGKIAIRTRGGEDLGNLSVDEFIGMLNEQVKARSK, encoded by the coding sequence ATGCCTATTATTACACTTCCTGACGGTAGTCAGCGCAGTTTCGAACACGACGTTTCCATTATGCAAGTAGCCCAAGATATCGGGCCAGGTCTTGCCAAAGCGACGATTGCAGGTCGCATTAATGGCGAATTAAAAGACGCGTGCGAATTAATCACTACCGACAGCGAACTGCAGCTTATCACCAATAAAGATGCAGATGGCTTAGAAATTATTCGCCATTCGTGTGCTCATTTATTAGGTCACGCGATAAAACAGTTATGGCCAGATGTAAAAATGGCCATCGGTCCGGTTATCGACAATGGTTTTTACTACGATATACACCTTGAGCACAAATTAAATGACGACGATTTAGCGGCGCTAGAAAAGCGCATGCTTGAGCTGGCCAAAACAAATTATGACGTGATCAAAAAGACTGTATCATGGGCAACAGCGCGTGAGACATTTGAGCAACGCGGCGAATCGTACAAAATCGAAATCTTAGATGAAAATATCGCTCAAGACGATACCCCAGGTTTGTATCATCACCAAGAATACATCGATATGTGTCGTGGCCCACATGTGCCAAACATGCGTCACTGTCATCACTTTAAGTTGATGAATGTTGCCGGAGCTTACTGGCGTGGCAACTCAGACAATAAGATGCTTCAGCGCATCTACGGGACAGCTTGGGCGGACAAGAAACAGTTAAAGTCATACTTACAGCGCTTAGCCGAAGCTGAGAAACGCGATCACCGAAAAGTGGGTAAAACACTCGACTTATTCCACTGGCAAGACGAAGCGCCTGGTATGGTCTTTTGGCATAACGACGGTTGGACAATTTACACTGAACTTGAGCGTTTCGTGCGTGAAAAATTACACGAATACGACTACGATGAAGTGAAGGGCCCGATGATGATGGACCGCAGTTTGTGGGAGAAATCAGGTCACTGGGATAAATACGCTGACAACATGTTTACCACCGAGTCGGAAAAACGCGAATACGCGATCAAACCGATGAACTGCCCTGGACACGTGCAAATATTTAATCAAGGGTTAAAGTCATACCGCGATTTACCACTGCGTATGGCTGAGTTTGGTTGTTGTCATCGCAATGAGCCAAGTGGTGCATTGCACGGTTTAATGCGCGTACGTGGCTTTACCCAAGACGACGCCCATATCTTCTGTACGGAAGACCAAGTTCAAGACGAAGTGAGCAAATGCATCAAGATGGTATACGATGTGTATTCATCATTTGGCTTCACCGATATTATGGTGAAACTGTCAACCCGTCCTGAAAAGCGCATTGGTAGCGACGACATTTGGGATAAAGCCGAACTAGGCTTGGCGAATGCGTTGAAAGCCAACGATATTGAATTTGAATATCAGCCGGGTGAGGGTGCCTTTTACGGTCCAAAAATTGAGTTCACCTTATTAGATTGCTTGGGTCGTCACTGGCAATGTGGTACAGTACAGTTAGATTTTGCCTTACCGGGTCGCTTAGGTGCAACTTACGTTGGTGAAGATGGCGAACGCCATGTGCCGGTAATGATTCACCGTGCGATTTTGGGCTCGCTAGAACGCTTTATTGGTATTCTAATTGAAGAATACGAGGGTAAATTCCCGACTTGGTTAGCACCAACTCAAGCCATTGTGATGAATATTACCGACAAACAGGCGGAATATTGTCAACAGGTTGTAAAAAAACTGAAACAAAATGGTTTTAGAGTGAAAGCGGACTTGCGTAATGAAAAGATAGGCTTTAAAATTCGCGAGCATACACTAAAACGTGTTCCTTATATGTTGGTTGCCGGCGATAAGGAAATGGAAGCGGGTAAAATTGCAATCCGCACACGTGGTGGTGAAGATTTAGGAAATTTGTCTGTTGACGAGTTTATTGGTATGTTAAACGAGCAAGTAAAGGCTCGTTCAAAATAA
- the infC gene encoding translation initiation factor IF-3 produces the protein MEEQTIKGGQRGGRKEPQHKLNGEITAQEIRLIGADGEAAGVVTLNEALAAAEEAGVDLVEISPTAKPPVCRVMDYGKFLYEKSKEQKEQRKKQKQIQVKEIKFRPGTDEGDYQVKLRNLKRFLEGGDKAKVTLRFRGREMAHQELGIELLNRVKNDLQDIAQVESFPSRVEGRQMVMVLAPIKR, from the coding sequence TTGGAGGAACAGACTATTAAAGGTGGTCAAAGAGGCGGTCGTAAAGAGCCGCAACACAAGTTGAATGGCGAAATTACCGCTCAGGAAATTCGTTTAATTGGTGCAGATGGTGAAGCGGCAGGTGTCGTAACACTAAACGAAGCGTTAGCAGCAGCAGAAGAAGCCGGTGTTGATTTAGTAGAAATTAGCCCAACGGCGAAACCGCCAGTCTGTCGTGTAATGGATTACGGTAAGTTCTTATACGAGAAATCGAAAGAACAGAAAGAACAACGTAAAAAGCAAAAGCAGATCCAGGTTAAGGAAATAAAATTCCGACCTGGAACTGATGAAGGCGACTATCAGGTCAAACTACGCAACCTGAAGCGCTTTTTAGAAGGTGGTGACAAGGCTAAGGTAACATTGCGTTTCCGCGGCCGTGAAATGGCCCACCAGGAGCTAGGTATCGAATTGCTAAATCGCGTTAAAAACGATTTGCAAGACATCGCCCAAGTCGAGTCTTTCCCGTCAAGGGTTGAAGGTCGTCAAATGGTTATGGTACTAGCCCCAATTAAAAGATAA
- the rpmI gene encoding 50S ribosomal protein L35 — MPKMKSNKGAAKRFKKTASGGFKCKQAGLRHILTKRRTKVKRHLRAKSMVAASDIKSVVSMLPYA, encoded by the coding sequence ATGCCTAAAATGAAAAGCAATAAAGGTGCTGCAAAGCGCTTTAAGAAAACTGCATCTGGTGGTTTTAAATGCAAACAAGCCGGTCTACGTCACATCTTAACTAAGAGACGTACCAAAGTTAAGCGTCACTTACGTGCAAAATCAATGGTTGCTGCGTCTGATATCAAATCAGTTGTATCAATGTTGCCTTACGCTTAA
- the rplT gene encoding 50S ribosomal protein L20, translating to MARVKRGVVARRSHKKVLKQAKGYYGARSRVYRVAFQAVTKAGQYAYRDRRQRKRQFRQLWIARINAASRQNGLSYSKFINGLKKASIEIDRKILADIAVYDKAAFAVLVEKAQAAL from the coding sequence ATGGCTAGAGTTAAACGCGGTGTAGTAGCACGCCGTTCTCACAAAAAAGTACTTAAGCAAGCGAAAGGTTACTACGGTGCACGTAGTCGCGTATATCGCGTTGCTTTCCAAGCTGTAACTAAAGCGGGCCAATACGCATACCGTGACCGTCGTCAACGCAAGCGTCAATTCCGTCAACTTTGGATTGCTCGTATCAACGCAGCTTCTCGTCAAAATGGTTTATCTTACAGCAAGTTCATCAACGGCTTGAAAAAAGCGTCGATTGAAATTGATCGTAAGATCCTAGCTGACATCGCTGTTTACGACAAAGCAGCATTCGCTGTTTTAGTAGAAAAAGCGCAAGCGGCTCTATAA
- a CDS encoding phosphoribosylaminoimidazolesuccinocarboxamide synthase, translated as MSIANKVLAVNNDLPIRTNLPVHSGKVRSVYWLTEQDSRRLIAEKGYNVPADTPLAIMVISDRISAFDCIWHGENNLQGVPGKGAALNAISNHWFGLFKQHGLADSHILDIPHPFVWIVQKATPVKIEAICRSYITGSMWRAYEKGEREFCGIKLNDGLSRDQKLPELLMTPSTKGILTDVPGVPAQDDVNITRKNIEDNFEAFNFKSKQDIDLYETLLKDGFSLISDALAEIDQIFVDTKFEFGYVKDVDGNDKLIYMDEVGTPDSSRIWDGEQYRQGNIVENSKEGFRQLLLNHFDDADILLNKDRMGEREALARDNALPESVLMAVSETYTGIAEKITGEKIVISDDPKAEIIAILKQQYQLID; from the coding sequence ATGAGCATTGCCAATAAAGTTCTTGCCGTAAATAATGATTTACCGATCCGCACTAACTTACCTGTTCACAGCGGTAAAGTGCGCTCGGTGTACTGGTTAACTGAACAAGATAGCCGCCGTTTGATTGCTGAAAAAGGCTATAACGTACCCGCCGATACGCCACTGGCTATCATGGTGATATCTGATCGCATCTCCGCATTTGATTGTATCTGGCACGGTGAAAACAACTTACAAGGCGTGCCGGGCAAAGGCGCAGCGCTTAACGCGATTTCAAATCATTGGTTCGGCTTGTTTAAGCAGCACGGTTTGGCCGATAGTCACATTTTAGATATTCCTCATCCATTTGTATGGATCGTGCAAAAAGCGACACCGGTAAAAATTGAGGCGATTTGCCGCAGTTATATTACCGGTTCAATGTGGCGAGCGTATGAAAAAGGCGAGCGTGAGTTTTGTGGTATTAAACTGAATGACGGTTTAAGCCGAGATCAAAAGTTACCCGAATTACTGATGACGCCGTCAACAAAAGGCATTTTAACCGACGTACCAGGCGTACCAGCACAAGACGACGTTAATATTACCCGTAAGAATATTGAAGATAATTTCGAAGCCTTTAATTTTAAATCAAAGCAAGATATTGATTTGTACGAGACGCTATTAAAAGATGGCTTTTCACTTATTTCAGACGCACTGGCAGAAATAGATCAAATCTTTGTCGATACCAAGTTTGAATTTGGCTATGTCAAAGATGTTGATGGCAATGACAAATTGATTTATATGGATGAAGTTGGCACACCAGATTCATCGCGGATATGGGATGGTGAGCAGTATCGCCAAGGCAATATCGTCGAAAATTCAAAAGAAGGTTTCCGCCAATTACTGCTTAATCACTTTGATGATGCGGATATTTTATTAAATAAAGACCGCATGGGTGAGCGTGAAGCACTAGCACGGGACAATGCGTTACCCGAATCCGTATTGATGGCCGTGTCGGAAACCTACACCGGTATTGCTGAGAAGATCACCGGGGAAAAGATAGTGATTAGCGACGATCCTAAAGCGGAAATCATCGCCATTTTAAAACAGCAGTACCAGCTTATCGATTAA
- a CDS encoding Na+/H+ antiporter NhaC family protein, protein MNLIDFSSSFISLLPAIIALSLAILTRKVLLSLGVGIVLGGLLLNSMQLTNTASYLITAISGVFIEDGGLNSWNMSIIAFLILLGMITALLSISGASMAFAHWAMTRIKNRRGATLLTALLGVFIFIDDYFNSLAVGTVSRPITDRYQVSRAKLAYLLDSTAAPMCVLMPISSWGAYIMALMSGILVTHGITQYTPLAAYVAIIPMNFYAVFALLMVFAVVYFDLNLGLMAKHEHQAREGNDLGKLADDLIEEAKADDVTGASALDLIVPISVLIIATIGFMLFTGAQALALADKPFSVFAAVENTNVGLSLVYGALIGLLVTLFIVAKRGIGAINIAGAMYTGAKSMVGAILILLFAWTIGTVIGDMKTGNFLSTLAQGNIDSVWFPVLLFILSGFMAFATGTSWGTFGIMLPIAGDMAGASALHLMLPMLSAVLAGSVFGDHCSPISDTTILSSTGARCNHIDHVTTQLPYATSIAAVSAIGFIVIGFTGSTLLAFAITSLFFIGLITLFKMISAN, encoded by the coding sequence ATGAACTTAATCGATTTTTCTTCATCATTTATTTCATTATTGCCCGCAATAATCGCCCTGTCTCTGGCTATATTAACACGTAAAGTATTACTGTCATTAGGTGTAGGTATTGTGCTCGGGGGGCTATTGCTCAACTCGATGCAGTTGACTAATACCGCCAGTTATTTAATCACCGCAATTAGTGGCGTATTTATCGAAGACGGTGGGCTCAATAGTTGGAATATGTCTATTATTGCCTTCTTGATCTTACTCGGCATGATCACCGCATTATTGAGTATCAGTGGTGCGAGTATGGCATTTGCCCATTGGGCAATGACAAGAATCAAGAATCGCCGTGGTGCGACCCTACTCACCGCCCTACTCGGTGTCTTTATCTTTATTGACGACTACTTTAACTCACTTGCCGTTGGCACCGTATCAAGACCCATCACCGATCGCTATCAGGTATCTCGCGCAAAACTAGCTTATTTACTCGACTCAACGGCAGCGCCGATGTGCGTACTTATGCCAATCTCCAGTTGGGGCGCGTATATCATGGCACTGATGTCGGGAATCTTGGTCACTCATGGTATCACTCAATACACACCGCTTGCGGCTTATGTTGCCATTATTCCAATGAATTTCTATGCGGTATTTGCCTTACTTATGGTATTTGCTGTTGTCTATTTTGATTTGAACTTAGGTTTAATGGCAAAGCACGAGCACCAGGCACGTGAAGGAAATGATTTGGGTAAATTGGCCGATGACCTCATCGAAGAAGCGAAAGCTGATGATGTCACCGGTGCCAGCGCACTTGATTTGATTGTTCCTATTTCGGTGCTGATTATCGCCACAATCGGCTTTATGTTGTTTACGGGAGCACAAGCACTGGCGCTCGCAGACAAACCATTTAGTGTATTTGCCGCCGTAGAGAACACCAATGTCGGACTTTCGCTCGTTTATGGTGCCTTGATTGGTCTGCTGGTAACCCTATTTATCGTTGCTAAACGAGGAATTGGCGCAATTAATATTGCGGGCGCCATGTACACCGGGGCAAAATCAATGGTTGGTGCAATACTGATACTGTTATTTGCATGGACCATAGGCACAGTGATCGGTGACATGAAAACCGGTAATTTTCTGTCTACGCTTGCACAAGGTAATATAGACAGTGTTTGGTTTCCTGTACTGCTGTTTATCTTGTCAGGTTTTATGGCCTTTGCCACCGGTACTTCTTGGGGTACCTTTGGCATCATGCTACCTATCGCTGGTGATATGGCTGGCGCTAGTGCTTTGCATTTGATGCTCCCCATGCTCTCAGCCGTTCTTGCCGGTTCAGTTTTTGGCGATCACTGCTCGCCTATTTCTGACACCACCATATTGTCTTCCACGGGTGCGCGCTGTAACCATATTGATCACGTGACTACGCAATTGCCTTATGCAACGTCAATTGCTGCTGTATCGGCAATTGGCTTTATTGTCATTGGCTTTACTGGCTCAACGTTACTTGCGTTTGCCATTACGTCTTTATTTTTTATTGGCTTAATTACCCTGTTTAAAATGATAAGCGCCAACTAA
- a CDS encoding LysM peptidoglycan-binding domain-containing protein — MKKIILPLTLSALVGCQHVNQPKTEQNLPVNSASRTDIYQALLTDESADVIHPKQDVDIPLNENQDGLVVDNIWDRIRAQLTFEIPDNSKVRAHRDWYAKHPTYLDRVAKRAEPFIYYITEELEKHNMPMELVLLPVVESAYDPFAYSHGSASGMWQFLSRTGKSFGLHQDWWYDGRRDVAASTQAAIKYLKYLNKRFDGDWLLALAAYNSGEGRVAKAMRDNARKGRPTDFWNLRLPKETRDYVPKLLGLAAIVKDPQNYNVELYPINNEPVISSVNIGSQLDLSLAAKLSGLTVDELHALNPGLNRWATPPNGPHTLLLPTTKVEQFSQALEQLDSNQRLSWQRYKIKSGDSLSVIAKRYNTTVDVIRETNDLTNNVIVTGNYLLIPTATQSLDRYTSYEQVRLNKLSKKGEGSKVTHTVKHGDTLWDIGKLYNVSSKDIAKWNGFAPKDMLKLGQKLTIWTGNTSSNKQGVTRNIQYKVKSGDSLARIASRFNVKIKDIEKWNNLSRKKYLQPGQILKLSVNVTSI, encoded by the coding sequence ATGAAAAAAATAATACTACCGTTAACGCTGAGTGCGTTAGTTGGATGCCAACACGTAAATCAGCCGAAGACCGAACAAAATTTACCCGTCAATTCTGCCTCCAGAACGGATATTTATCAGGCTCTGCTTACTGATGAATCAGCCGATGTTATTCACCCAAAGCAAGACGTTGATATTCCACTTAATGAAAATCAAGACGGCTTAGTTGTTGATAATATCTGGGATAGAATTCGCGCACAGCTAACATTTGAGATCCCTGACAACTCGAAGGTTAGAGCCCATCGCGATTGGTATGCCAAGCACCCTACTTACTTAGACAGAGTAGCGAAAAGAGCTGAGCCGTTCATTTATTACATCACCGAAGAGCTTGAAAAACACAATATGCCAATGGAGCTCGTACTGTTACCTGTGGTAGAAAGCGCATATGACCCATTTGCTTATTCACATGGCAGTGCTTCGGGTATGTGGCAATTCTTATCGCGTACAGGTAAGAGTTTTGGCTTACATCAAGATTGGTGGTACGACGGGCGTCGAGACGTTGCCGCATCAACTCAAGCAGCGATTAAATATCTCAAATACCTGAATAAACGATTTGATGGCGATTGGTTATTAGCACTTGCTGCGTATAATTCGGGTGAAGGACGCGTTGCCAAAGCAATGCGTGATAATGCGCGTAAAGGACGCCCTACTGACTTTTGGAATTTGCGATTACCCAAAGAAACACGTGATTATGTTCCTAAGTTATTGGGTTTAGCGGCCATAGTGAAAGATCCACAAAATTACAATGTCGAGCTGTATCCAATCAACAACGAGCCAGTAATTTCAAGCGTCAATATAGGTTCACAATTAGATTTATCTCTGGCGGCAAAGCTGTCGGGCTTAACCGTTGACGAGTTGCACGCGCTAAATCCTGGATTAAATCGTTGGGCGACACCGCCAAATGGGCCGCACACTTTGCTATTACCAACGACTAAAGTCGAGCAGTTTAGCCAAGCTCTTGAGCAGCTAGACAGTAATCAGCGCTTGAGTTGGCAACGATACAAAATCAAAAGTGGCGACAGTTTGTCGGTGATTGCGAAACGCTACAACACCACAGTTGATGTGATCAGAGAAACTAACGATTTAACCAACAATGTTATCGTAACGGGCAATTACTTATTGATCCCAACGGCTACGCAAAGTCTCGATCGGTATACCAGCTATGAGCAAGTTCGCTTAAATAAATTGAGTAAAAAAGGCGAAGGCAGCAAAGTCACGCACACGGTAAAACACGGTGATACATTATGGGATATCGGAAAACTGTATAACGTCAGTAGTAAAGATATCGCCAAATGGAACGGTTTTGCGCCAAAAGACATGTTGAAGCTTGGCCAAAAATTAACCATCTGGACAGGTAACACTAGCTCAAACAAGCAAGGTGTGACCCGTAATATTCAATACAAAGTTAAATCAGGCGATTCCCTAGCCCGCATAGCATCGCGATTTAACGTTAAAATTAAAGATATAGAAAAGTGGAACAACTTGAGTCGTAAAAAGTATTTGCAACCGGGACAAATATTAAAATTATCGGTTAACGTAACCTCGATTTAA
- the gloB gene encoding hydroxyacylglutathione hydrolase produces MLEVKAINAFNDNYIWCIQQSSSQLCVLVDPGDGKTCIDYIEQQKLQLTDILITHHHADHIGGVDALRDYAANQGWPLTVYGPATEALHVSDIKLVEGQQVSLFQGLLPLDVVDLPGHTKGHIGYVTNQWLFCGDTLFSGGCGRLFEGTPEQMLTSLNKLKALGDHTLVFCAHEYTLANLEFARTIEPNNSQLNDYIERVIALRQQQKRTVPSTIGLEKQINPFLRSHLAQVKVGAEEKSGLHLHSDVDVFASIRHLKDRF; encoded by the coding sequence ATGCTTGAAGTAAAAGCGATTAACGCATTTAACGACAATTACATTTGGTGTATTCAGCAATCGTCGAGCCAACTCTGCGTGTTGGTCGATCCGGGTGATGGTAAAACGTGTATCGACTACATTGAGCAACAGAAGCTACAGTTAACTGATATTTTAATCACCCATCATCACGCTGATCACATTGGCGGTGTTGACGCATTGCGCGACTATGCAGCGAACCAAGGTTGGCCGTTAACGGTTTATGGACCGGCGACCGAAGCCTTACACGTCAGTGATATCAAGCTTGTAGAAGGCCAGCAAGTCAGTCTTTTTCAAGGATTACTGCCGTTAGACGTTGTTGACTTACCCGGCCACACAAAAGGCCATATAGGTTACGTCACTAACCAATGGTTATTTTGTGGTGATACTTTATTTTCTGGTGGTTGTGGTCGTTTGTTTGAAGGTACGCCAGAACAAATGTTAACCTCGTTGAACAAGCTCAAGGCGCTCGGTGATCACACCTTAGTATTTTGTGCTCACGAATATACCTTAGCAAATCTCGAATTTGCGCGAACTATTGAGCCTAACAACAGTCAACTAAACGATTATATAGAGCGCGTCATCGCGCTACGGCAACAGCAAAAACGTACTGTGCCGTCAACTATTGGTTTAGAGAAGCAAATAAATCCCTTTTTACGCAGCCACTTAGCTCAGGTTAAAGTAGGCGCAGAAGAAAAAAGTGGTCTACACTTACACAGTGATGTTGATGTATTTGCTAGCATCAGACATCTCAAAGACCGCTTTTAG
- a CDS encoding class I SAM-dependent methyltransferase: MMKPALAFDNPKKATRWKDMACGQLVVDHVNQYLQYWWPRMFGYHLLKIGDLSADIDSSTSKIGHSISVGEQKGLVDVIADVDDLPFIDAGVDVCVLAQQLEFAVDPHHILREADRVLIPNGYMVISGFNPISLAGLNRLIPFRRRKLPWHGRFFTPMRVKDWLNLLGYEVLDDQRVLFSSLHPKVNPNSWWFQACQRFANKYLTALGSVYVIVAKKRVHPLTPIRPKWQMRARFKPINVSTVGQNRS, encoded by the coding sequence ATGATGAAACCCGCATTAGCCTTTGACAACCCTAAGAAAGCCACACGCTGGAAAGATATGGCTTGTGGTCAACTTGTCGTCGATCACGTTAACCAATATTTACAGTATTGGTGGCCTCGGATGTTTGGTTATCACTTATTAAAAATTGGCGATTTAAGCGCCGATATTGACAGCTCAACATCAAAAATAGGGCACAGTATCAGCGTTGGTGAACAAAAGGGGTTGGTTGATGTGATTGCCGATGTCGATGATTTACCTTTTATTGATGCCGGTGTTGATGTATGTGTGCTTGCACAGCAACTTGAATTTGCCGTTGACCCGCATCATATATTACGCGAGGCAGACCGAGTATTGATACCCAACGGCTACATGGTCATTTCTGGATTTAACCCAATATCGTTGGCGGGTCTTAATCGCTTGATCCCATTTAGGCGTCGCAAGCTCCCTTGGCATGGGCGATTCTTTACCCCGATGCGAGTCAAAGATTGGCTCAATTTACTGGGGTACGAAGTACTTGACGATCAGCGCGTGCTGTTTAGTTCACTGCACCCCAAAGTGAATCCGAATAGTTGGTGGTTTCAAGCCTGTCAACGCTTTGCAAACAAATACTTAACTGCTCTGGGATCCGTTTACGTTATCGTCGCTAAAAAGCGGGTTCATCCGTTGACGCCGATCCGACCAAAATGGCAGATGCGCGCCAGATTTAAACCGATTAACGTGTCAACGGTAGGACAAAATCGATCATAA
- a CDS encoding FGGY family carbohydrate kinase, with translation MDKTAKDKKRNHFLVVDFGSQSLRAMIIDTNGMTLASVVDATPVCQPEGQATQSVEDMYKRCAMAVDTAITRYITQGYNGNQIIAFGITCLRNTLVAMDRNKSPICDAILWQDNQLATNIPRLKMWFRAICKVVDLFYPLSSQITDLQAQAPINKLRSRQPVAHQQIRFLGHLSTYLHYRLANAFVDTSSNMVGYLPLNFKHHTWQPKWHWYYQAFACERKWLPKLCAHGTKLAELPLQRLTSERVNNDTLAFCALASDKVSEAIGTGCYRANDIHVSLGTAISISVLTDRFIGPKPFYPAFPFIDKNTFVCESMLEVGMQLISDFIVKFEQQLTHILPADLVSLNQKLDYVDSALLTRFANRSETAVFTGGESSYNRHSKVACEPLSSPSTKQVYFNLNGYVSGLSWQQVLSPNIDHSGIYLEHIKVIYDALAEQICLQLVNLCQRLAISIHQVYISGGGANSRYLCQRICRLLDTPINVSQHQQPGALGAAVCLAYYNKTYTDLPSAVEAMVPKAVQLLP, from the coding sequence ATGGACAAAACAGCGAAGGACAAAAAGCGCAACCATTTTTTGGTGGTAGATTTTGGCAGTCAATCACTGCGGGCGATGATTATCGATACCAACGGAATGACTCTGGCATCAGTGGTCGACGCTACCCCAGTTTGCCAACCCGAGGGACAAGCAACACAATCGGTTGAAGACATGTACAAACGCTGTGCGATGGCCGTCGATACCGCGATTACTCGCTATATTACCCAGGGCTATAACGGCAATCAAATTATCGCTTTTGGTATTACCTGCTTGCGCAATACATTAGTTGCGATGGATCGCAATAAGTCACCAATCTGCGACGCTATTTTATGGCAAGACAATCAATTAGCAACCAACATTCCTCGTTTAAAGATGTGGTTTCGAGCGATTTGTAAGGTGGTCGATTTGTTTTATCCGCTGTCGTCACAAATTACCGATTTACAAGCTCAAGCGCCAATTAATAAATTGAGAAGTCGTCAGCCTGTAGCGCATCAGCAAATCCGATTTTTGGGACACCTTTCGACGTACTTACACTATCGCCTGGCCAATGCGTTTGTCGACACAAGTAGCAATATGGTTGGTTATTTACCTCTTAATTTTAAGCACCACACGTGGCAACCAAAATGGCATTGGTATTACCAAGCATTTGCCTGCGAGCGAAAATGGTTACCTAAGTTATGCGCTCATGGTACTAAGCTTGCTGAGTTGCCGTTACAAAGGTTAACGAGTGAGCGAGTGAACAACGATACGCTTGCTTTTTGTGCATTAGCTAGTGATAAAGTAAGTGAAGCCATCGGCACCGGTTGTTATCGCGCTAACGACATCCACGTCAGTTTAGGTACAGCGATCAGTATCAGTGTTCTAACTGACCGCTTTATTGGCCCTAAACCGTTTTATCCTGCATTTCCATTTATCGATAAAAACACCTTCGTCTGCGAGTCAATGTTAGAGGTGGGGATGCAGTTAATCAGTGATTTTATCGTTAAATTTGAACAACAACTGACTCATATTTTACCGGCTGATCTGGTGTCGCTAAACCAAAAACTCGACTACGTCGATAGCGCGCTGTTAACTCGATTTGCTAACCGTTCAGAGACTGCAGTGTTCACTGGTGGAGAGAGTAGTTATAATCGCCATTCTAAAGTGGCTTGCGAACCACTGAGCTCACCTTCAACAAAACAGGTGTACTTTAATTTAAACGGGTATGTCAGTGGCTTGAGCTGGCAACAGGTATTGTCGCCAAATATCGACCACAGCGGTATATATTTAGAGCATATTAAAGTCATTTACGATGCACTTGCCGAGCAGATTTGCTTACAACTTGTCAACTTGTGCCAACGGCTTGCTATTTCTATTCACCAGGTATACATCAGTGGTGGTGGGGCAAACAGTCGTTACCTTTGCCAGCGTATTTGTCGACTGTTAGATACGCCGATTAATGTTAGCCAACATCAGCAACCGGGGGCCTTAGGAGCGGCAGTATGCCTTGCCTATTACAATAAAACCTATACCGATTTACCCAGTGCCGTCGAGGCAATGGTACCTAAAGCGGTGCAACTGCTTCCCTAG